The following proteins come from a genomic window of Nitrospira sp.:
- a CDS encoding Hydrogenase-4 component C — translation MLHAITIIVAQTTVLLAISPFLVGLIRKVKARLQLRRGASVLQPYADLAKLFQKQPVISTTTSWIFTATPYIVFASILTAGLLVPTFTSQTPMNFAGNIIALVYLLALSTFFLILAGLDTGSAFGGMGGSREAIVASLTEPAMILAIFAIALTNGSTNVSTIVHKTALLEGIVTDPSPHLMALAALFIVALAETGRVPVDNPATHLELTMIHEAMVLEYSGRYLALLEWAAGLKLAVFLSLIANVFAPWGIATTVTPAAMAVGLLVYVVKTAALAVSIGVIECMFAKLRLFRVTDLLGVAFILALLGLLFFYILRS, via the coding sequence ATGCTCCACGCGATCACCATCATCGTGGCCCAAACAACCGTCTTACTGGCCATCTCGCCGTTTCTCGTGGGTCTGATCCGAAAAGTCAAAGCACGGTTGCAATTGCGACGCGGCGCAAGCGTCCTCCAGCCTTACGCCGACTTGGCGAAGCTCTTCCAGAAACAGCCGGTGATTTCGACCACCACTTCATGGATTTTCACGGCAACGCCGTATATCGTATTTGCCTCTATTTTGACTGCGGGCCTGCTGGTCCCCACGTTCACCTCGCAGACACCCATGAACTTTGCGGGAAACATCATTGCGCTGGTGTATCTCTTGGCGTTGAGCACGTTCTTCTTGATTCTCGCGGGGCTCGATACCGGATCAGCCTTTGGAGGGATGGGCGGCAGCCGAGAAGCGATCGTGGCATCGCTGACCGAGCCGGCCATGATTCTCGCGATCTTTGCGATTGCCCTGACCAATGGCTCAACGAATGTGAGCACCATTGTCCATAAGACCGCCCTGCTAGAAGGCATTGTCACGGACCCGTCGCCGCACCTGATGGCGTTGGCGGCCCTCTTCATCGTGGCGCTCGCAGAAACAGGACGGGTGCCGGTCGATAATCCGGCAACCCATCTGGAACTCACGATGATCCATGAAGCGATGGTCCTTGAATACTCGGGGCGCTATCTTGCGCTACTCGAATGGGCGGCCGGTCTGAAACTCGCGGTGTTCCTTTCTTTGATCGCCAACGTCTTCGCTCCATGGGGCATCGCGACGACGGTAACACCCGCCGCTATGGCTGTCGGGCTCCTGGTGTATGTGGTGAAGACCGCAGCACTCGCAGTGTCAATCGGGGTCATCGAATGTATGTTCGCAAAATTGCGGTTGTTCCGGGTCACGGATCTGCTGGGCGTGGCGTTTATCCTCGCCCTGCTCGGGTTGCTGTTCTTTTACATTCTTCGGAGCTGA
- a CDS encoding Hydrogenase-4 component E: MQGLSSIGSQLVDLCSALLLLTCFAIVAQRRLSACVDLFALQSAFLVITAALVAYLTGNQHIYIAAALTGVIKVIIIPRVLKKVIDRLNVKRELVMYINVPAGLLICGGLVMLAFFIAQPIIPFGFLLTRDALAIALAIVLIGLFTMIARQKAVTQLVGFLVLENGLFLGATAATYGMPLIVELGVFFDVLVATLIAGIYTNRLQDAFDSVDTDRLTVLKE, translated from the coding sequence ATGCAGGGGCTTTCTTCCATTGGATCGCAACTTGTCGACTTGTGCTCGGCCTTGCTCTTGTTGACCTGTTTCGCGATTGTGGCGCAACGGCGGCTCTCGGCCTGCGTCGACCTGTTCGCGCTGCAATCGGCCTTTCTCGTTATAACCGCGGCCCTGGTGGCCTATTTGACCGGGAACCAGCATATCTATATTGCGGCGGCGCTGACCGGTGTCATCAAAGTGATCATCATCCCGCGTGTCCTGAAGAAAGTCATTGATCGCCTCAACGTCAAGCGAGAGCTGGTGATGTACATCAACGTGCCGGCGGGGCTGTTGATTTGCGGTGGACTGGTCATGCTGGCGTTCTTCATCGCCCAACCGATCATCCCGTTCGGCTTTCTCCTCACACGAGATGCGTTAGCCATCGCCCTCGCGATCGTGCTCATCGGATTGTTTACGATGATCGCGAGACAAAAGGCCGTGACCCAGCTGGTGGGCTTTCTCGTCCTGGAAAACGGGTTGTTTTTGGGCGCCACCGCCGCCACATATGGGATGCCGTTGATCGTCGAATTGGGTGTGTTCTTCGACGTCCTCGTCGCAACATTGATCGCGGGAATCTACACGAATCGGTTACAAGACGCATTCGACAGTGTGGATACAGATCGACTCACCGTCCTAAAAGAATAG
- a CDS encoding Hydrogenase-4 component F: MIAVVVLLVAPLLAGGLSLVVHRSALLHAINLTSMGAIVTAEIVITRTVLSDGSLTALDQLVYLDALSTFILFIIGVVGLACSFYMRPYMDDQVARGVIAPGRLNLFFFLFHMFLLAMVVATIANSVGVQWVAIEATTLATTFLIAFWRRRESLEAGWKYLILCSVGISLALFGVVLLYYSSLHVLSDVSQGLNVTQLLPVADRLNPQVLKLAFIFILVGYGTKVGLVPMHSWLPDAYTEAPAPVVAMLAGVLEVVAAYAILRVRMIVDHAVPFAFAGGLLALLGFASLVTAAFFLLIQHNYKRLFAYSSIEHMGIAMIGFGVGGPLGTFGGLFHLLNHAFAKSMAFFAAGNIHRRFHTVEIGDVQGLAMAQPWTATALMISGLALSALPPFAAFASEVQILTALASQGVPGMGFTGSGGMVTVAVSDHFSRVALASVFLVSAVLSFGGLLYRVTGMVWGTPPEEMVRGEVWTLGHMPILLLAGALVGFSLFLPQPMQQLLEQATAILVIQ; encoded by the coding sequence ATGATCGCAGTCGTCGTCTTGTTGGTCGCGCCGCTTCTGGCGGGAGGGCTGAGCCTGGTCGTCCACCGCTCCGCACTGCTCCACGCGATCAACTTGACCAGTATGGGCGCCATCGTGACGGCGGAAATCGTGATCACCCGAACTGTGCTGAGCGACGGCTCTCTCACGGCTTTGGATCAGTTGGTGTACCTCGACGCGTTGTCGACTTTCATTCTCTTCATTATCGGCGTGGTCGGACTGGCCTGTTCCTTCTATATGCGCCCGTACATGGACGACCAAGTCGCACGGGGCGTGATCGCGCCTGGACGCCTCAACCTGTTCTTTTTTCTTTTCCATATGTTTTTACTTGCCATGGTGGTTGCGACCATTGCGAACAGCGTCGGTGTGCAGTGGGTGGCCATCGAGGCGACGACGCTCGCCACCACCTTTCTCATCGCCTTTTGGAGGCGACGAGAGTCGCTGGAGGCCGGGTGGAAATACCTCATTTTGTGTTCGGTCGGCATCTCGCTCGCATTGTTCGGTGTCGTCCTGCTGTATTACTCGTCCCTGCATGTACTGAGCGATGTCAGTCAAGGGTTAAACGTGACACAGCTGCTGCCGGTGGCCGATCGGTTGAATCCGCAGGTCCTCAAGTTGGCCTTCATCTTTATCCTGGTCGGGTATGGCACCAAAGTGGGGCTCGTCCCGATGCATAGCTGGTTGCCGGATGCCTACACCGAGGCGCCGGCTCCGGTAGTCGCCATGCTCGCCGGTGTCCTCGAAGTGGTCGCGGCCTATGCAATTCTAAGGGTGAGGATGATCGTTGATCACGCCGTTCCGTTTGCCTTCGCGGGTGGATTGCTGGCCTTGCTTGGCTTTGCCTCACTCGTAACAGCAGCGTTCTTTCTCCTCATCCAGCACAACTATAAGCGGCTGTTCGCCTATTCCAGCATCGAGCACATGGGAATCGCCATGATTGGATTCGGGGTCGGAGGGCCGCTGGGGACCTTCGGTGGCCTGTTTCATCTCTTGAATCATGCGTTCGCGAAATCGATGGCGTTTTTTGCTGCAGGGAATATTCATCGTCGCTTTCACACAGTGGAAATCGGTGATGTGCAGGGGTTGGCCATGGCGCAACCTTGGACGGCTACGGCGCTGATGATCTCGGGGTTGGCCTTATCGGCGCTTCCTCCGTTCGCGGCATTTGCCAGCGAAGTCCAAATTCTCACGGCCTTGGCTTCGCAAGGGGTTCCGGGAATGGGCTTCACCGGCAGCGGGGGCATGGTGACCGTGGCGGTATCGGACCACTTCAGCCGAGTCGCGCTGGCTTCAGTATTTTTAGTCTCTGCGGTTCTTTCGTTCGGCGGTCTGCTGTACCGCGTAACCGGGATGGTGTGGGGGACGCCTCCGGAGGAAATGGTCCGGGGAGAAGTCTGGACACTCGGTCATATGCCGATCCTCCTTCTTGCCGGAGCTCTGGTGGGATTCAGCTTGTTTCTGCCACAGCCCATGCAACAACTCTTGGAACAGGCGACGGCAATTCTTGTGATTCAATAG
- a CDS encoding Hydrogenase-4 component G has protein sequence MTEERPCDDVLNIAFPAIRQNTPVCAKSSHFVVPKDLLPAITHYLHTQPNFRGRLTLLWACDHRPVRTTYGLYYLFTLEGSHHWVVLSTEMTGTDRLFPSITPHIHAAQWYEREIRDMFGLIPQGHPDLRRLVRHEHWPKGTHPLRKDFSWDCRLGRQQGEHHFRHIEGEGVFEVPVGPIHAGIIEPGHFRFSVAGEPIMQLELRHFWKHRGIEKLFEQQTLIDAVPLAERVSGDTTVGHGLAYCQAVETLLHLEVPRRARYLRTLFLELERLHNHLGDIGAICNDTAYSLAHAHCGRMKERIMQLNDRLTGSRFLRGMIRVGGVTRDIENRRLVDIVDELSQLQPDFSEVGAIIFANASLTDRLETTGILHEHTAWDHAVMGVVGRASGRDCDLRRDRPFAAYDELPMNVALYRYGDVRARLRVRGDEIHESIRLIRELRDKIPDGPIAHEPGDLPSPGDWTLSAVEGWRGEILYMVMAGEGGRIHRCKVRDPSFVNWPAIQWAVPGNIIPDFPLINKSFNLSYAGNDL, from the coding sequence ATGACAGAGGAGCGTCCCTGCGACGATGTGCTCAACATCGCATTCCCGGCCATTCGGCAGAATACCCCGGTCTGTGCGAAGTCTTCACATTTCGTGGTCCCCAAGGATCTTCTGCCGGCGATCACCCACTATCTCCATACCCAACCGAATTTTCGCGGCAGGCTGACGCTCTTATGGGCCTGTGATCATCGCCCCGTCCGCACCACCTACGGGCTCTACTACTTATTTACGCTGGAGGGCTCTCATCACTGGGTGGTGTTGTCCACTGAAATGACGGGCACCGATCGGCTGTTTCCATCCATTACCCCGCACATTCATGCCGCTCAGTGGTATGAGCGCGAGATTCGCGACATGTTCGGATTGATTCCCCAGGGACACCCCGACTTGCGGCGTCTGGTGCGGCATGAACATTGGCCAAAGGGGACACACCCGCTCAGAAAGGACTTCTCCTGGGACTGCAGGCTCGGTCGACAGCAGGGTGAACATCACTTCCGCCATATTGAAGGAGAGGGGGTGTTCGAAGTGCCGGTGGGCCCTATTCATGCGGGAATCATTGAGCCCGGACACTTTCGGTTTTCCGTGGCCGGTGAACCGATCATGCAGCTTGAATTGCGCCATTTTTGGAAACACCGCGGCATCGAAAAACTGTTCGAGCAACAGACACTGATCGATGCGGTGCCGCTGGCTGAACGCGTGTCCGGAGACACGACAGTGGGACACGGTCTCGCCTATTGCCAGGCGGTTGAAACGCTCTTGCACCTGGAAGTGCCGCGACGTGCCAGGTATCTGCGCACTCTCTTTCTGGAATTGGAGCGACTTCACAATCACCTCGGCGACATCGGCGCCATATGCAATGACACCGCCTATTCGCTGGCTCATGCGCACTGTGGGCGGATGAAGGAGCGGATCATGCAACTCAATGACCGGCTCACAGGTTCACGATTCCTTCGAGGCATGATTCGGGTCGGAGGAGTGACTCGCGATATAGAAAACCGCCGACTCGTCGACATCGTCGATGAGCTGAGCCAACTCCAGCCCGACTTTTCCGAAGTGGGAGCTATTATTTTTGCGAACGCCTCCCTTACCGATCGCCTGGAAACGACCGGAATTCTCCACGAACACACAGCGTGGGATCATGCCGTGATGGGCGTCGTAGGACGGGCATCGGGCAGGGATTGTGATCTGAGGCGTGATCGCCCATTTGCCGCCTATGACGAACTCCCCATGAACGTGGCTCTGTATCGTTACGGGGACGTGCGGGCCAGATTGCGCGTTCGTGGCGATGAAATTCACGAATCCATTCGGCTCATTCGCGAATTGCGCGACAAGATCCCGGACGGTCCCATTGCACATGAACCGGGTGACTTGCCGAGTCCCGGCGACTGGACGCTGTCAGCGGTCGAGGGGTGGCGAGGCGAGATTCTGTATATGGTGATGGCGGGGGAAGGCGGCCGGATTCATCGGTGCAAGGTCCGTGACCCGTCATTCGTAAATTGGCCAGCCATTCAATGGGCGGTACCGGGAAACATCATCCCGGACTTTCCGCTGATCAACAAGAGCTTTAACCTCTCATACGCCGGCAACGATCTGTAA
- a CDS encoding Formate hydrogenlyase subunit 7-like protein, translating into MFRIIKKSLKIGVVTGQYSRANTPTIPIVPEVKEKVALFKRSLAIREVDTGSCNACEMEMNALMNPIYDAERFGIHIAASPRHADALVVTGPVTVNMERALKDAHKQTPDPKLVIALGDCAINCGMFKGSYAVTGPVERHIPVDIRIPGCPPCPADILEALSELRTGRP; encoded by the coding sequence ATGTTCCGCATCATCAAGAAGAGCTTGAAAATCGGCGTCGTAACGGGCCAGTACTCAAGAGCAAACACTCCTACGATACCGATCGTACCGGAGGTAAAGGAGAAGGTCGCGCTCTTCAAACGGTCCCTGGCGATCCGCGAAGTGGACACCGGCTCGTGCAACGCGTGCGAGATGGAGATGAATGCGCTGATGAATCCCATATACGATGCCGAGCGGTTCGGTATTCACATCGCGGCCTCGCCGCGACACGCCGATGCATTGGTGGTGACCGGGCCGGTCACCGTCAACATGGAGCGAGCGTTGAAAGATGCGCACAAGCAAACACCCGACCCTAAACTAGTCATTGCGCTCGGCGACTGCGCGATCAACTGCGGCATGTTCAAAGGCAGCTATGCCGTGACCGGCCCGGTTGAGCGACACATTCCGGTCGACATCCGTATCCCGGGCTGTCCGCCGTGTCCAGCGGACATTCTCGAAGCCCTGTCGGAATTGCGCACAGGAAGGCCCTAA
- a CDS encoding PAS/PAC sensor hybrid histidine kinase, protein MTHLEERTASTARRYEWLMFVMVLITLFTLGVGTFLLGHVERSIVAAVWLPLLVLLLWSTIRLRAEYRQAQQESAWARAAEAALLQSQERNRAIVDTALDGVITIDAAGIVTEWNAQATAIFGWTREEAMGKLLSDTIIPERDHESHARGIREYLKTGVGPVLNRRIEIAARHKEGHEFPVELAVSPARIGEAYIFSAFVRDITDRRQAERRLASQYAVTRVLSEALTLEEAVPRITQAVGESLEWDLGVFWRVDKQTGTLRCLHHWQAERVRADEFIAAKQLRSFRLGVGLPGRIWENGRPMWIRDVTCDPTFVRADLAAKAGLHGAFGFPIRIGGEVEGVIEFFSHQVREPDSELLSMITDVGLKIGQFGERTRAEEALRLAEAQLRQAQKMEAVGRLAGGVAHDFNNLLTVIRGYSELILSRLAPADPARREMEEVKKAADRAAGLTSQLLAFSRRQFVATKIVDLNAIVMNMDGMLRRLLGEDIIDLCADLEPHLGSIKADPGQIEQVIMNLAVNARDAMPTGGQLTIQTRNVTIGKGPRRETMMLNEGTYVLLAIRDTGHGMSEETQSHLFEPFFTTKEKGKGTGLGLSTVYGIVKQSGGTIGIESTPGLGTTCKIFFPKVDEIAQAAPVINGTVGRAMGRETVLVVEDDPSVRGLVQETLRLSGYEVLVARHGIEALLTGAKHPGPIHLLLTDVAMPQMSGPEVAEKLTVVRPEIKVLYMSGYPDHPVFEQGGIKRDTAFLQKPFTPNLLTQKVREVLDGKKVA, encoded by the coding sequence ATGACCCATCTGGAAGAGCGAACGGCTTCAACGGCTCGCCGTTATGAGTGGTTGATGTTCGTGATGGTCTTGATCACGCTGTTTACTCTGGGCGTGGGGACCTTCTTGCTCGGCCATGTTGAGCGCAGCATTGTGGCCGCCGTCTGGCTCCCTCTGTTGGTGTTGCTGTTATGGTCCACGATTCGATTGCGGGCGGAATATCGTCAAGCCCAGCAGGAAAGTGCCTGGGCGCGAGCCGCTGAGGCGGCCTTACTGCAAAGTCAGGAACGCAATCGAGCGATTGTCGATACGGCGCTCGATGGAGTCATTACCATCGATGCAGCTGGAATCGTGACCGAATGGAATGCCCAAGCGACGGCGATCTTCGGGTGGACCCGCGAAGAAGCGATGGGAAAATTGCTCTCGGACACCATCATCCCCGAGCGAGATCATGAATCGCACGCACGAGGGATTCGAGAGTATCTCAAAACCGGAGTCGGCCCGGTGTTGAATCGCCGGATCGAGATCGCTGCGCGACATAAGGAAGGCCACGAGTTTCCGGTCGAGCTTGCCGTCTCGCCGGCGCGTATCGGTGAAGCGTATATCTTCAGCGCGTTCGTGCGGGACATTACAGATCGCCGTCAGGCCGAACGACGGCTGGCGTCCCAATATGCGGTGACGCGGGTTCTATCCGAGGCCCTGACACTGGAGGAAGCGGTACCAAGGATCACTCAGGCAGTCGGTGAAAGTCTTGAATGGGATCTAGGCGTATTTTGGCGAGTGGACAAGCAAACGGGTACATTGCGGTGTCTCCATCATTGGCAAGCAGAGAGAGTCCGCGCCGATGAATTCATTGCAGCGAAGCAGCTCCGGAGCTTCAGGCTCGGGGTGGGGCTGCCGGGGCGAATTTGGGAAAACGGGCGACCGATGTGGATCAGAGATGTGACGTGTGATCCCACTTTTGTGCGGGCGGATTTGGCCGCCAAAGCCGGGCTTCATGGAGCCTTCGGGTTTCCGATTCGTATCGGCGGTGAAGTCGAGGGGGTCATCGAATTCTTCAGCCATCAGGTCCGCGAGCCGGACAGCGAGCTGCTCAGCATGATCACCGATGTCGGCCTCAAAATAGGGCAATTCGGCGAACGCACGAGAGCCGAAGAGGCGTTGCGCCTGGCGGAGGCGCAACTGCGCCAAGCGCAGAAGATGGAAGCCGTGGGGCGGCTCGCCGGCGGTGTCGCCCATGATTTCAATAATTTGCTGACGGTGATTCGTGGTTACAGCGAGTTGATTCTGAGTCGCTTGGCGCCGGCGGATCCCGCTCGACGTGAGATGGAAGAAGTCAAAAAAGCCGCTGATCGTGCCGCCGGACTGACCAGCCAACTGCTGGCATTCAGCCGACGGCAATTTGTAGCGACCAAGATCGTGGATTTGAACGCGATCGTCATGAACATGGACGGAATGCTCCGGCGGCTGTTGGGCGAAGACATCATTGATCTCTGTGCCGACCTCGAGCCGCACTTGGGATCGATCAAGGCCGATCCGGGGCAGATCGAGCAAGTGATCATGAATCTGGCCGTGAATGCTCGGGACGCCATGCCGACGGGTGGCCAGCTGACGATTCAGACTCGGAATGTCACCATCGGGAAAGGTCCTCGACGTGAAACCATGATGCTCAACGAAGGAACGTACGTGCTCCTTGCGATCAGGGATACGGGTCATGGGATGAGCGAAGAAACTCAATCGCATTTATTCGAGCCGTTTTTTACCACCAAAGAAAAAGGGAAGGGAACGGGTCTCGGGTTGTCCACTGTGTACGGTATCGTGAAGCAAAGCGGTGGAACGATTGGGATCGAAAGCACGCCGGGTCTGGGAACCACGTGCAAGATCTTTTTCCCGAAAGTAGATGAAATCGCACAAGCCGCGCCGGTCATCAATGGAACAGTGGGCAGAGCGATGGGGCGCGAAACCGTCCTCGTCGTCGAGGACGACCCGTCGGTGCGCGGACTTGTGCAAGAAACTCTTCGCCTCAGTGGGTACGAGGTATTGGTCGCGCGTCACGGCATCGAAGCGCTTCTGACCGGCGCGAAGCATCCGGGCCCGATCCATTTATTGCTGACGGACGTCGCGATGCCGCAGATGAGTGGCCCGGAGGTCGCAGAAAAATTAACGGTGGTGAGGCCCGAGATCAAGGTTTTGTACATGTCCGGCTACCCCGATCATCCGGTGTTCGAACAGGGTGGGATCAAACGGGACACGGCTTTTCTCCAGAAACCCTTTACGCCGAATCTGCTTACCCAAAAAGTTCGTGAAGTGCTTGATGGAAAGAAGGTGGCGTAG